A single genomic interval of Amblyomma americanum isolate KBUSLIRL-KWMA chromosome 11, ASM5285725v1, whole genome shotgun sequence harbors:
- the LOC144110977 gene encoding integrator complex subunit 15, with the protein MTDVRVSLRKIDFPTVVYEALRQIQKLLANEGRSPTYAHVAKEIAEEFVFQDYDQRRMPQQHPQSAAHMRRRRKLSAIRELQIIEIIASSFQNAKSDMCQKVFFILFPSADPSVMDVRVPLLSRLVSLSIALKNHNVLNCVGFWMHVCGCTSEPSLHIVRHVVGDYLSLIPSSAEMLKELANISPLFCASLATSLTHMTPTNPSREVVDLLASWVRAQPLLCFTPMEAIPPQLYTQCLQTFIPGLVAWCVLAPLSKVHPRTGSGGDVRTDDAELYSYLHYALLEMLIRAGQVTPRAPIVFPFLPSHYVVQVAETLKRGLATASPQGSELALNRLGQVLQAAFASKCVHGNLDAMFQTLRQLPPNRLLKIVLARWDVKKY; encoded by the coding sequence ATGACGGACGTCAGGGTCTCCCTGAGGAAGATCGACTTCCCCACCGTGGTGTACGAAGCGCTGCGCCAGATCCAAAAGCTGCTGGCCAACGAAGGCCGCAGTCCGACGTATGCGCACGTCGCTAAGGAAATTGCCGAGGAGTTCGTCTTCCAAGACTACGACCAGCGCCGAATGCCGCAGCAGCACCCGCAGTCCGCGGCGCACATGCGTCGGCGTCGGAAGCTGTCGGCGATCCGCGAGCTGCAGATCATCGAGATCATTGCGAGCAGCTTCCAGAACGCCAAGTCGGACATGTGCCAGAAGGTGTTCTTCATCCTGTTTCCCTCGGCCGACCCGAGCGTCATGGACGTGCGCGTGCCGCTGCTGTCGCGCCTCGTCTCGCTGTCCATCGCGCTCAAGAACCACAACGTTCTCAACTGCGTCGGCTTCTGGATGCACGTGTGTGGCTGCACCTCGGAGCCGTCGCTGCACATCGTGCGGCATGTGGTCGGAGACTACCTCAGCCTCATCCCGAGCTCGGCCGAGATGCTGAAGGAGCTAGCCAACATCTCGCCGCTGTTCTGCGCCTCCCTGGCCACCTCGCTGACGCACATGACGCCGACGAACCCGTCGCGCGAGGTGGTCGACCTGCTCGCCTCCTGGGTCCGGGCTCAGCCGCTGCTCTGTTTCACACCGATGGAGGCCATCCCGCCCCAGTTGTACACCCAGTGCTTGCAGACATTCATCCCGGGTCTCGTGGCCTGGTGCGTTCTGGCTCCCCTCAGCAAGGTGCACCCCCGGACGGGTTCCGGTGGGGACGTCCGAACGGACGACGCCGAGCTCTACTCGTACCTGCACTACGCGCTGCTTGAGATGCTCATCCGCGCTGGCCAGGTGACGCCTCGGGCGCCGATCGTGTTTCCATTTCTGCCGAGCCACTACGTGGTGCAGGTGGCGGAGACGCTCAAGCGGGGTCTGGCGACGGCCTCGCCGCAGGGTTCAGAGCTGGCGCTCAACCGACTCGGCCAAGTGCTGCAGGCTGCGTTCGCCTCCAAGTGTGTGCACGGCAACCTGGACGCCATGTTCCAGACACTGCGTCAGCTGCCGCCAAACAGGCTGCTCAAGATAGTGCTTGCGCGCTGGGACGTTAAGAAATACTGA